In Coleofasciculus sp. FACHB-1120, the genomic stretch GAGCTTCTCGCTGATAGGGATAACCGGAGTAATTGGGAGAAATGCGCTGGATAAATTGCTTGAGGGGAACATCCAACTGGGACTCCTCAAAGTTATCTCCAAGCACAGTGCCAGGAGACAGCAAAGACGCGATCGCAGCTTCCTGCGTATCCATCTGACGCCACATCCGCACCGCTTCCAGGGCAGCATCCCGTTGGTGAGGCAAGCCAGTATAGTATTCCGGAACTCGCTCTACTAGCGTCAGTAGTGCCTTATCCAGGTAGGCAAGATTTTGGGGCAAGCCTTCCGCACTGAAATCGGTTTCAATATCCTTCAGATAAGCTGGCAGTAATGCTTTGGCATCGCTGGCTTCCAACCGTGCTGCTGTCGGGTCGCTTGCTGGCGGTACATAACCATCAGCCACCGCTTGAATAAAGCGATCGCTATAGCGCCCTTTTTGGGCGTCCCACAGATCCGCTCCTTTCCACCCCTGAGCGACCAGATTGTTGCTTAAACTGCGGATAGTATTCGCAGCATATTGCACTTGTTTGGGAAAAGAATCCACCCCCTGTAAAGGAATGCGGTTAGCCGGGGAGATGCCCAGCCCCGTTTCTCCGTCCGAAAGCTGCGGTGAAGATAGCACTTGATAAAGCGCTGCCAGAATCGGCTTGTGAATGCCAGTTCGTTCTGCTTCTAAGAGGTAGTAGTAATTGCGCTGGTCTGGTGTCAGTGTTGGCATAGCCAGTTTTAATAACCCACTTAACCACTCTATGACTTTGGCACCCGTTCCGAAGCATTTTCGGAGTGATTATCTAGAGAAATATCAATCAGTGCGATCGCTATCTACCGAAAGGGTACGTTGATGCCCCAAGCTTTCGCCTTTCGGATACAGAAGCCAGAAAATCCAGCGCCCTCCCTTGTAGGGGAGGGTTGGGGAGAGGTCAAAATGCGCTGTAACCAATTGAAAAGCGCGATCGCTCTTCAGCGCTGGCGACGAAACTCCACCACATCTTTTTTAATGGTGATGTCATAGCCGTCATAGAAGTCATGTCCTAGCAGCCCAATGTCCAAGTCGGGTTGTCCGATTCCAACTAGCACATCTTTGACGAGATTCCCACCCAGTTGAATCGAATTAACAAACCCAAAGTATATCCCAGCCACTCCATTCGCCGTCTTCACGTTCGCCATTCCTACAGGTTTCACCTTTAGGTCATAAGCCATCTGTCGGGTGATCAACGTTTTACTTGCCCCTGTATCCAGAAACATTTCATATTTCTTTTTGCCATCAAATGTCACGTCAACAACAGGAATCGTGTCCCCTTGTCGGCGTTTGATGGGAACTGTGAAAAAGGGTTTGTTAACGATTGCAGGCCCAATGGGTTTGGGCTTGGGCGGAGGAGCCGCTTGTTTCTGAGCCGAGGCTAGAAAGCGCTGGTATTGAGGCAGCTTCTTTTGAGCGATCGCATGGTTGCGGCTAGAGGTTGGCACAGCTTTCATTAACCCAATTGCCTCTTGCCATCGGCTGGCAACTAATTGCCAATCATCTCGGCTTTTGGCAGATTCACTAATCGCGATCGCGCCAAGGGCAGTATCAATCGCTTCGTTATAAGTGTCAGGACCAGTCTTAATCGGTTGGTTAACGGGTGTTTTTTTACTTGCCGTTGATGCTTTTGGCTTAGCTGTTGATGCTTTTGGCTTAGCTGCTGAGACGGGTTTAGCCGGTTTAGTAACAGCAGCAGAACTGGCAACAGCCGCGACGGGACTTGCGCTAGCAGCAGGAGTCGCTGGGGCTGAGGCTGCCGGTGGGCTAGGAGGGGTGGCTGGATCGTTATTACAGCCAAGAATCCCAAACGCTAGGGAGCTGGATAGAACAATCAGGGTGGTACGGCTTTGAGAGAGTTTCCACATGATTAATCGCCCGATCTTATAAGCAATTTATTTTGGAGAGGACGCAGCTTTTCTGGCAAGACGGCTCTTACTACACCCTAAGGTAAGATTTTTCCGCAGATTTTTCCGGATTTAACCAGTTTCTTTTTGTTTAATGATTGTTTAACTTGTCAATTGCGATCGCTTCCTTTAAACTCTTCATGCCGGAGGGAGCCGATCGGCTGCCCGACCTGCCTGCCCGACAAGTCGTAATTGCTGACCCGTTCAAGCCAGTCCCTCAATCAGTGGCTGAATCCAAGTGTATTTGTTCCATACCATACTAAATGCTACATAAGCAACCGCATTTTCCGCAGAATAGATTTTGTAGGTAAACAACAGCCATACTCTTGACTAATCAGTCCTTATAGCGTCAATTGCACTGATGGCGCGGCTGTAGAATAATGCCTTTTGGTCTACAGTTACGTAAAATTGGAAACTTCGTGCAATCTAAACTCATAGAGTTAAATAATCCTCTCGAAGAAGACTTATATTCGGGTCACTCAGAACCCCCCTTTACCCTTCAAGACTTGAAAGCCGCCATTCCCCCAGAGTGCTTTGTGCCCTCCACCAAGCGATCGCTGTTCTATTTTGTAGTGGATGTAGGGATAATCGGCATCCTCTACGCGATCGCCAGCTATCTGGATTCCTGGTGGGTTTGGCCTGTATTTTGGTTGGCGCAGGGAACGATGTTCTGGGCGTTGTTTGTCGTCGG encodes the following:
- a CDS encoding retropepsin-like aspartic protease — protein: MWKLSQSRTTLIVLSSSLAFGILGCNNDPATPPSPPAASAPATPAASASPVAAVASSAAVTKPAKPVSAAKPKASTAKPKASTASKKTPVNQPIKTGPDTYNEAIDTALGAIAISESAKSRDDWQLVASRWQEAIGLMKAVPTSSRNHAIAQKKLPQYQRFLASAQKQAAPPPKPKPIGPAIVNKPFFTVPIKRRQGDTIPVVDVTFDGKKKYEMFLDTGASKTLITRQMAYDLKVKPVGMANVKTANGVAGIYFGFVNSIQLGGNLVKDVLVGIGQPDLDIGLLGHDFYDGYDITIKKDVVEFRRQR